In Halovivax gelatinilyticus, the following are encoded in one genomic region:
- a CDS encoding glycoside hydrolase family 15 protein — protein sequence MAMTVEYHPIEAYGLIGNGETCALVGPDGSIDWYPVPHVESPSAFARVLDAERGGSFRVGPDRSTTSLQSYLDGTNVLETTFESDEATVRLVDFLPHVDMTGVETDRTLYRKVECTNGECSLSFAFDPQPNYAMDDPGLALRNGQAHASGSDPELVLAGEVPFELDDTNSVIHGSTSLRRGQSVWLTLSHDGGPPDIDDCDRTLAATVEYWREWTHDHVDTDSDGSDEERSEPSCVFDGPWHDEVVRSELVLKLLAHEETGAVTAAPTTSLPEEFGGVRNWDYRFNWPRDAAFTVQALAHLGHLDEAGAYFEWVLNRCASDPGEIQPLYGLHGEIELTERELTHFHGYRGSAPVRVGNAAAKQRQLDLYGELLLAIAATVHHGWDLPRGEWPAVRRIVEYVRTVWDRPDSGIWEVRSEPRHFVHSKVMCWAALDRGIEFAEANEWEAPVEQWRETREEIRRAILERGYDDRRETFVQSFDSDAVDAAALLFPIVGFLPFDDERIEGTVATIRDRLETRDGLVHRYDGEDGLPGDEGTFTLCSFWLVDVLALSGEVETASALFETLIGYASSHGLFAEEIDPTEPGDVGTHRGNYPQGFSHIGVINSALYLGRVRSPETPGPDPIGIWLGEGSHVPD from the coding sequence ATCGCTATGACGGTCGAATACCACCCGATCGAAGCCTACGGGCTCATCGGCAACGGTGAAACCTGCGCGCTCGTCGGACCGGACGGATCGATCGACTGGTACCCGGTCCCCCACGTCGAGTCGCCCAGCGCGTTCGCACGGGTTCTAGACGCAGAACGCGGGGGATCCTTTCGAGTTGGTCCCGACCGGTCGACGACCTCGTTACAATCGTATCTCGACGGAACGAACGTGTTGGAAACGACCTTCGAGTCCGACGAGGCGACGGTTCGGCTCGTCGACTTCCTCCCGCACGTGGATATGACTGGCGTGGAGACAGACCGAACGTTGTACCGGAAGGTCGAGTGTACCAACGGTGAGTGTTCGCTCTCGTTCGCGTTCGACCCGCAACCTAATTACGCGATGGACGATCCCGGGCTGGCGCTCCGAAACGGACAGGCGCACGCATCCGGGTCCGATCCGGAACTCGTTCTCGCCGGCGAGGTCCCGTTCGAACTGGACGATACGAATTCGGTGATACACGGATCAACGTCGCTTCGAAGGGGCCAGTCGGTGTGGCTTACGCTGAGTCACGACGGGGGTCCCCCGGATATCGACGACTGCGACCGCACGCTGGCTGCGACGGTCGAGTACTGGCGCGAGTGGACACACGACCACGTGGACACTGATTCCGACGGTAGCGACGAGGAACGCTCCGAACCGTCGTGCGTGTTCGACGGCCCCTGGCACGACGAGGTCGTTCGGTCGGAACTGGTGTTGAAGTTACTCGCCCACGAGGAAACCGGCGCGGTAACCGCGGCGCCGACGACCTCGCTCCCAGAAGAGTTCGGCGGCGTCAGAAACTGGGATTATCGATTCAACTGGCCGCGAGACGCCGCGTTCACCGTGCAGGCGTTGGCCCACCTCGGACACCTGGATGAGGCGGGTGCGTACTTCGAGTGGGTCTTGAACCGGTGTGCGTCGGACCCTGGCGAGATACAACCTCTGTACGGACTTCACGGCGAAATCGAGTTGACCGAACGCGAGCTAACGCATTTTCACGGGTATCGCGGTTCCGCTCCGGTCAGAGTTGGCAACGCGGCCGCGAAACAGCGGCAACTGGACCTCTACGGCGAACTGCTCCTTGCAATCGCGGCGACGGTTCATCACGGGTGGGACCTGCCCCGAGGCGAGTGGCCGGCGGTTCGTCGAATCGTCGAGTACGTTCGGACCGTCTGGGACCGGCCGGACAGCGGTATCTGGGAGGTGCGATCGGAACCCCGTCACTTCGTCCACTCGAAGGTGATGTGCTGGGCGGCGCTGGACCGTGGAATCGAGTTCGCCGAGGCGAACGAGTGGGAGGCACCCGTCGAGCAGTGGCGAGAAACGCGCGAGGAGATCAGGCGGGCGATCCTCGAACGGGGCTACGACGACCGTCGTGAGACGTTCGTCCAGTCGTTCGACAGCGACGCGGTCGACGCGGCGGCGCTGTTGTTCCCGATCGTCGGGTTCCTTCCGTTCGACGACGAACGTATCGAGGGCACTGTCGCCACTATAAGAGACCGGCTCGAAACCCGGGATGGATTGGTCCACCGATACGACGGCGAGGACGGGCTTCCCGGCGACGAGGGCACGTTCACGCTCTGTTCGTTCTGGCTGGTCGACGTCCTCGCGCTCTCCGGGGAGGTCGAAACGGCGTCGGCGCTGTTCGAGACGCTCATCGGATACGCAAGTTCCCACGGACTGTTCGCCGAGGAGATCGATCCGACCGAACCGGGTGACGTGGGCACTCACCGCGGAAATTACCCGCAGGGATTCAGCCACATCGGCGTGATAAACAGCGCGCTCTACCTCGGTCGGGTCCGCTCGCCGGAGACGCCGGGGCCCGATCCGATCGGGATCTGGCTCGGGGAGGGCTCCCACGTCCCGGATTGA
- a CDS encoding thiamine ABC transporter substrate-binding protein: MRRRTFVGSLTGATVAGFAGCLSRDDDDSNGDDSSDDAELAGDPESGTLTIATYDSMIDGNDPAGPWLTEAFEAAFPDATLEWTAPDSGLNHYIQLEEQDASMEADLYLGANIDDLARIDDALGDGGLFRELDADRLDRADRIRDGLDMGDPHDRVLAFDTGYISLVYDETVVDEPETFDDLLDPAFEDALIAQNAQTSDPGQAFLLWTIDAYGEDGYLEYWDDLDENGVRILDSWSDSYYGAYMEEERPMIVSYSTDQVFASAEGNDLSRHQIAFLEGQGYANPEGMGVFERASNPALAYTFMDFVLSNDAQAEIAQRNVQFPAVADEYVDLDDEFDQYAHEPPEAVTVGYEQLRGNLDEWVDDWARERAGH, translated from the coding sequence ATGAGACGACGAACATTCGTTGGATCGCTAACGGGTGCGACGGTCGCGGGATTCGCCGGCTGTCTCTCTCGCGACGATGACGACTCGAACGGCGACGACTCGAGCGACGACGCGGAACTGGCGGGCGACCCGGAGTCCGGGACGCTCACGATCGCCACCTACGACTCGATGATCGACGGAAACGATCCGGCCGGCCCCTGGCTCACCGAGGCCTTCGAAGCGGCCTTCCCGGACGCGACGCTCGAGTGGACGGCGCCCGACAGCGGACTCAACCACTACATTCAACTCGAAGAACAGGACGCCTCGATGGAGGCGGACCTCTACCTGGGAGCCAATATCGACGATCTCGCACGGATCGACGACGCACTGGGCGACGGCGGCCTCTTTCGCGAACTCGACGCCGACCGACTCGACCGGGCCGATCGCATTCGCGACGGACTGGACATGGGCGACCCCCACGACCGCGTCCTCGCCTTCGACACCGGCTACATCAGTCTGGTCTACGACGAGACCGTCGTCGACGAACCGGAGACCTTCGACGACCTGCTCGATCCGGCCTTCGAGGACGCGCTGATCGCCCAGAACGCCCAGACGTCCGATCCGGGGCAAGCGTTCTTGCTGTGGACGATCGACGCCTACGGCGAGGACGGCTACCTGGAGTACTGGGACGACCTGGACGAAAACGGCGTCCGCATCTTAGACAGCTGGAGCGACTCCTACTACGGCGCGTACATGGAAGAAGAGCGACCGATGATCGTCTCCTACTCGACCGATCAGGTGTTCGCGTCGGCCGAGGGTAACGACCTCTCGCGCCACCAGATCGCCTTCCTCGAAGGGCAGGGCTACGCCAACCCCGAGGGAATGGGCGTCTTCGAGCGCGCGTCGAACCCCGCGCTGGCGTACACGTTCATGGACTTCGTCCTCTCGAACGACGCGCAGGCCGAGATCGCTCAGCGCAACGTCCAGTTCCCCGCGGTCGCCGACGAGTACGTCGACCTGGACGACGAGTTCGACCAGTACGCCCACGAGCCCCCGGAGGCGGTGACGGTCGGCTACGAACAACTGCGCGGCAACCTCGACGAGTGGGTCGACGACTGGGCCAGAGAACGCGCCGGTCACTAG
- a CDS encoding metallophosphoesterase yields MQVGIISDTHDNVAAVSRAADAFERDGVDVIVHCGDFVAPPVVSLFEGFELHGVLGNNDGEVAGLYAAFDELGGESELHGRFADLTFDGLTFAVLHGESLAEVQAIANSDQYDVVCYGHHHVREATEKGRTTLLNPGAHFPAVAEGHRTVAVVDTETESVRFRELAE; encoded by the coding sequence ATGCAAGTCGGCATCATCTCGGATACGCACGACAACGTCGCGGCGGTCTCTCGCGCGGCGGACGCGTTCGAGCGCGACGGCGTCGACGTGATCGTCCACTGCGGCGACTTCGTCGCCCCGCCGGTCGTCTCCCTGTTCGAGGGGTTCGAACTCCACGGCGTGCTGGGGAACAACGACGGCGAAGTCGCGGGCCTGTACGCAGCGTTCGACGAATTGGGCGGCGAGAGCGAACTCCACGGCCGGTTCGCCGACCTCACGTTCGACGGGCTCACGTTCGCCGTCCTCCACGGCGAGTCGCTCGCGGAGGTGCAAGCGATCGCCAACTCGGATCAGTACGACGTCGTCTGTTACGGCCACCACCACGTCCGTGAGGCGACCGAGAAAGGTCGCACGACGCTACTAAACCCCGGTGCGCACTTCCCGGCGGTTGCCGAGGGTCACCGGACGGTCGCCGTCGTCGACACGGAGACGGAGTCGGTTCGATTTCGAGAACTGGCGGAGTGA
- a CDS encoding tryptophan--tRNA ligase, with protein sequence MTHDIEDTDSTEQHATTPSAATSEPTATPDAAPGEVDYEKLVSRFGAEPVTRDQIARLPDHPTIRRGTFFAGRDVDRFLDAAEEGDPHAIVTGVGPSGPLHLGHVLPLFLAKRVQDATGATVYLPFSDDEKLLSRDLSFDEIGAYTADNLRDVLAVGFDPARTRIVIDTADADVIYPIAVTLAERLTPATVAAVYGEPDNVGMGFYPAVQATHLLLPQLVRGRQPTLVPIAVDQDPHVRICRDLAAGEQLPVEKPGALLGRFLPALSGPGKLSSSDDAPSIALTDDRETVAETIREHAFTGGQPTVEAHRRDGGDPGVDVPFQYLRYLFEPNDERLDRIEAAYRAGDLLSGELKEIAIERITDFLEGHQRRRAELGDLGRELEPYRLTDDERRRALSAAGLPQLR encoded by the coding sequence ATGACACACGACATCGAAGACACCGATTCGACCGAACAGCACGCAACCACACCATCGGCCGCCACGAGCGAGCCGACCGCCACCCCGGACGCGGCCCCGGGCGAGGTGGACTACGAAAAACTCGTTTCGCGGTTCGGCGCGGAGCCGGTGACCCGCGATCAGATCGCTCGCCTTCCGGATCACCCGACGATTCGCCGGGGAACGTTCTTCGCCGGCAGGGACGTCGACCGATTCCTCGACGCCGCCGAGGAGGGCGACCCGCACGCGATCGTCACCGGCGTCGGCCCCTCTGGGCCGTTACACCTCGGCCACGTCCTCCCGCTCTTTCTCGCCAAGCGCGTTCAGGACGCGACCGGGGCGACGGTCTACCTCCCGTTTTCGGACGACGAGAAGCTCCTCTCGCGGGACCTGTCGTTCGACGAGATCGGGGCGTACACCGCCGACAATCTGCGCGACGTCCTCGCGGTCGGCTTCGATCCCGCCCGCACGCGGATCGTGATCGACACCGCGGACGCGGACGTCATCTATCCGATCGCGGTCACGCTCGCCGAGCGACTGACCCCGGCGACGGTGGCGGCCGTCTACGGTGAGCCGGACAACGTCGGCATGGGCTTTTACCCGGCAGTCCAGGCGACGCACCTCCTGTTACCCCAGCTCGTGCGGGGACGCCAGCCAACGCTCGTCCCGATCGCGGTCGATCAGGATCCTCACGTCCGGATCTGTCGCGACCTCGCGGCCGGTGAGCAACTCCCGGTCGAGAAACCGGGGGCGCTGCTCGGACGCTTTCTCCCGGCGCTCTCCGGGCCGGGAAAGCTGAGTTCCTCGGACGACGCGCCGTCGATCGCGCTCACGGACGATCGCGAGACGGTCGCGGAGACGATCCGCGAACACGCGTTCACCGGCGGGCAGCCGACGGTCGAGGCCCACCGACGCGATGGCGGCGACCCCGGCGTCGACGTGCCCTTTCAGTATCTACGGTATCTCTTCGAGCCCAACGACGAGCGTCTCGACCGGATCGAAGCGGCGTACCGCGCCGGCGACCTCCTCAGCGGAGAACTCAAGGAGATCGCCATCGAGCGGATAACCGACTTCCTCGAGGGCCATCAACGCCGACGGGCCGAACTGGGTGATCTCGGACGGGAACTGGAGCCGTACAGACTGACCGACGACGAACGACGGCGGGCGCTCTCGGCGGCGGGGCTACCGCAGCTCCGTTGA
- the rio1 gene encoding serine/threonine-protein kinase Rio1, which translates to MGEEYGLVDTETVEIEGDEWEEIDVSDTEADRIARKRDREFDQFRKRLTDADQFKVEQSVFDDATFAALYKLVQDGHVEAFGGPISTGKEANVYQALGPDDTDVAVKVYRINASNFRQMRDYLEGDPRFEGLGGKKKDVVLAWVKKEFANLKRAKRAGVRVPEPIATERNVLVMEYIGDESGRAKRLGEVHVENPETAYEVMREYMRRLYAAGIVHGDLSEYNVVFQDGQLVVIDLGQAVTVHHPNSRGFLERDCRNVASFFGRQGMDVDGDDVLEFVTQPEPDPSRE; encoded by the coding sequence ATGGGCGAGGAGTACGGCCTGGTCGATACGGAGACCGTGGAGATCGAAGGCGACGAGTGGGAAGAGATCGACGTCTCGGACACGGAAGCAGACCGAATCGCCAGAAAACGCGACCGCGAGTTCGACCAGTTTCGAAAACGCCTGACTGACGCCGATCAGTTCAAAGTCGAACAGTCGGTGTTCGACGACGCGACGTTCGCCGCGCTCTACAAGCTCGTCCAGGACGGACACGTCGAGGCGTTCGGCGGGCCGATATCGACGGGAAAGGAGGCCAACGTCTACCAGGCGCTCGGTCCCGACGACACCGACGTCGCGGTCAAAGTCTACCGCATCAACGCCTCGAACTTCCGGCAGATGCGCGACTACCTCGAGGGCGACCCGCGCTTCGAAGGGCTCGGCGGAAAGAAGAAGGACGTCGTTCTCGCCTGGGTGAAAAAGGAGTTCGCGAATCTGAAACGGGCGAAGCGAGCGGGTGTCCGGGTTCCCGAGCCGATCGCGACGGAGCGTAACGTCCTGGTGATGGAGTACATCGGCGACGAGTCCGGGCGCGCAAAGCGTCTCGGCGAGGTCCACGTCGAGAACCCGGAGACGGCCTACGAGGTTATGCGCGAGTACATGCGTCGGCTCTACGCGGCTGGCATCGTCCACGGCGACCTGAGCGAGTACAACGTGGTGTTTCAGGACGGCCAACTGGTCGTCATCGACCTCGGTCAGGCGGTGACGGTCCACCACCCGAACAGCCGCGGATTTTTAGAGCGCGATTGTCGGAACGTCGCCTCGTTCTTCGGCCGTCAGGGAATGGACGTCGACGGTGACGATGTCCTCGAGTTTGTCACGCAGCCAGAGCCGGATCCGTCGCGAGAGTGA
- a CDS encoding ABC transporter ATP-binding protein translates to MTELRLEGVSKRYGATAGGDEDSRADPEGTLALSDVDLTIRDGEFFTLVGPSGCGKTTTLRTIAGFEAPTSGRVTFDGIDVTGAPPERRDVGVVFQSYALFPHMTVAENVGYGLRFRDPPGDSTREERVAQLLDLVDLSGMGARTPDQLSGGQQQRVALARALAPAPSVLLLDEPMSALDARLRDSLRRQLKRIQATLDITTVYVTHDQAEALAISDRLAVVNDGRIEQVGTPPELYRKPETRFVAGFVGDNNVFEGTVTDPDADGSARVDVGGHTFELPACSADVERVTFCVRPNALTEQADRNRLSVAVETSEFTGDAVRVHGRWNGRNVVLRLDDTPEETLEVGFDPADAHVIERA, encoded by the coding sequence ATGACCGAACTCCGACTCGAGGGCGTCTCGAAGCGCTACGGCGCGACCGCTGGTGGTGATGAAGACTCACGCGCCGACCCGGAGGGAACGCTCGCGCTGTCCGACGTCGACCTGACGATCCGCGACGGCGAGTTCTTCACCCTCGTCGGTCCCTCCGGCTGTGGAAAGACGACGACGCTGCGAACGATCGCCGGCTTCGAAGCGCCCACGAGCGGACGCGTCACCTTCGACGGAATCGACGTCACCGGCGCTCCCCCCGAACGGCGCGACGTCGGCGTCGTCTTCCAGAGCTACGCGCTCTTTCCGCACATGACCGTCGCCGAAAACGTCGGCTACGGACTGCGGTTTCGGGATCCGCCCGGGGACTCGACCCGGGAAGAACGCGTCGCGCAACTGCTCGATCTCGTCGATCTCTCCGGGATGGGCGCGCGCACCCCCGACCAGCTCTCGGGCGGTCAGCAACAGCGCGTCGCCCTCGCCCGGGCGCTCGCCCCGGCGCCGTCGGTGCTCCTGCTCGACGAACCGATGAGCGCCCTCGACGCCCGCCTCCGGGACTCGCTCCGCCGACAGCTCAAACGAATCCAGGCGACGCTCGACATCACGACCGTCTACGTCACCCACGATCAGGCGGAGGCGCTCGCGATCTCCGACCGCCTCGCCGTCGTCAACGACGGGCGCATCGAACAGGTCGGCACGCCCCCCGAACTCTATCGGAAACCGGAAACGCGATTCGTCGCGGGGTTCGTCGGCGACAACAACGTCTTCGAGGGAACGGTCACCGATCCCGACGCGGACGGCTCCGCCCGGGTCGACGTGGGCGGGCACACGTTCGAACTCCCGGCGTGTTCGGCCGACGTCGAACGCGTCACGTTCTGCGTCAGACCGAACGCGCTCACCGAGCAAGCCGACCGAAACCGCCTCTCCGTCGCCGTCGAAACGAGCGAGTTTACCGGCGACGCCGTGCGCGTTCACGGCCGCTGGAACGGCCGAAACGTCGTTCTTCGACTCGACGACACACCCGAAGAGACGCTGGAGGTCGGGTTCGATCCGGCGGACGCACACGTGATCGAACGGGCGTGA
- a CDS encoding ABC transporter permease has translation MSTGGHLARVPAWLERHALTLAAIATGVILLVMLYLPVAVVFVESILDGGSATLSAFVDVLTDPFYVGALAEVFADPLGIVGHLDALVGWLVAISVSVTVVTIPGLGIPIPWLSVETPGVRMGLFGFTAYQAGLSTLASLALGLPAAYVLATYEFWGRRTIRSLTILPFVLPGILVAVGFYATFGQGGTINAILGVVGLGPYPFIEWNPLAIVIVAHAFYNAPLVARVTVAAWESVDVRSVETARSLGASRRRAFFDVVLPQLWPAILTGALLTFIFTFMTFPIVLALGGLQLATVEVWIYDRVQRLDFQTAATLAVLETIISLGLTYAYLRYESAQSGLSRAASAPPRRPLFPSLRVALAPKRLAVVCYGLLAVVVFVFPLASLVVGSVTDGSGVTLRHYRFLLDRQLEGQTFQTLPVPAIRNSLVFGLATLVVAVPMGVVISVLTTRTGRGGTVVDALAMLPLAVSGIVFGIGLLQGLVFGISLPGGWRLQVTGTVAIVAAHAVAAYPFVTRTVSPLLANLDPAMVESARSLGASRYRALRDVELPLVASGIVAGAAFAFAISIGEFSSTVILASGTDSYTMPVAVERYLGRRSGPALAMGTVLLFVTAASFVVIDRVGGRFER, from the coding sequence GTGTCGACTGGAGGTCATCTCGCACGTGTACCCGCCTGGCTCGAGCGCCACGCCCTGACGCTCGCCGCCATCGCCACCGGGGTGATCCTCCTCGTCATGCTCTACCTGCCGGTCGCCGTCGTGTTCGTCGAGTCCATCCTCGACGGCGGGTCGGCGACGCTCTCGGCGTTCGTCGACGTGCTCACCGACCCGTTTTACGTCGGCGCCCTCGCGGAGGTGTTCGCCGATCCGCTTGGCATCGTCGGCCACCTCGACGCGCTGGTGGGCTGGCTCGTCGCCATCTCCGTCTCCGTGACCGTCGTGACGATTCCCGGCCTCGGGATCCCCATCCCCTGGCTTTCCGTCGAGACGCCGGGCGTTCGTATGGGGCTGTTCGGCTTTACGGCCTACCAGGCCGGGCTCTCGACGCTCGCCAGTCTCGCACTCGGTCTGCCGGCCGCGTACGTCCTCGCGACCTACGAATTCTGGGGTCGTCGGACGATCCGATCGCTGACGATCCTCCCATTCGTCCTCCCCGGGATCCTGGTCGCCGTCGGCTTCTACGCGACGTTCGGGCAAGGGGGAACGATCAACGCCATTCTCGGCGTCGTCGGTCTCGGCCCCTATCCGTTCATCGAGTGGAATCCGCTCGCGATCGTCATCGTCGCTCACGCCTTTTACAACGCTCCGCTGGTCGCCCGCGTCACCGTCGCGGCCTGGGAGTCCGTCGACGTCCGGAGCGTCGAAACGGCTCGCAGCCTCGGCGCCAGCCGCCGCCGGGCATTTTTTGACGTCGTCCTCCCGCAGCTGTGGCCGGCGATCCTCACCGGGGCGCTGTTGACGTTCATCTTTACGTTCATGACGTTCCCGATCGTCCTCGCGCTCGGCGGACTGCAACTCGCGACCGTCGAGGTCTGGATTTACGACCGCGTCCAGCGCCTGGATTTCCAGACCGCGGCGACGCTCGCCGTCCTGGAGACGATCATCTCGCTCGGGCTGACCTACGCCTACCTCCGCTACGAGTCCGCCCAGTCGGGGCTGTCGCGGGCGGCCTCCGCCCCGCCGCGGAGACCGCTGTTTCCCTCGCTCCGGGTGGCGCTCGCGCCCAAACGGCTCGCGGTCGTCTGTTACGGCCTGCTCGCGGTGGTCGTGTTCGTCTTCCCGCTCGCGAGCCTCGTCGTCGGAAGCGTCACCGACGGGAGCGGCGTCACCCTGCGTCACTACCGATTTCTCCTCGATCGCCAGCTCGAGGGACAGACGTTCCAGACGCTGCCGGTCCCCGCCATCAGAAACTCGCTCGTCTTCGGGCTCGCGACGCTCGTCGTGGCCGTCCCGATGGGCGTGGTCATCTCGGTGCTCACGACCCGGACCGGTCGCGGCGGGACGGTCGTCGACGCGCTCGCGATGCTTCCGCTCGCGGTCAGCGGCATCGTCTTCGGAATCGGTCTCTTGCAGGGGCTGGTGTTCGGCATCTCGCTCCCCGGCGGCTGGCGGCTGCAGGTCACCGGCACGGTCGCGATCGTCGCCGCGCACGCCGTCGCCGCCTACCCGTTCGTCACCCGAACCGTCTCGCCGCTGCTCGCGAATCTCGATCCGGCCATGGTCGAATCCGCCCGGTCGCTCGGCGCCTCGCGCTACCGGGCGCTTCGCGACGTCGAACTCCCGCTGGTCGCGAGCGGAATCGTCGCCGGTGCGGCCTTCGCCTTCGCCATCTCGATCGGGGAGTTCTCTTCGACGGTGATTTTGGCGAGCGGAACCGACTCGTACACGATGCCCGTCGCCGTCGAGCGCTATCTCGGCCGTCGATCCGGTCCGGCGCTCGCCATGGGAACCGTGCTCCTGTTCGTGACAGCGGCCAGCTTCGTCGTCATCGATCGCGTCGGCGGGAGGTTCGAACGATGA
- a CDS encoding histidine kinase N-terminal 7TM domain-containing protein, translating to MSSVAQSLAFVMVICAVPIAGVAVFTYRNLAKPGARGFLLCVIGMAGWSIMLALITWPAQFTSVTVNTTLRHAFQLLVIFGWPLFVWEYTRRERISVPRPSFVALLAIPVATVVLTATNSLHHLVLAAETPSNPAGIGEFVLGPWYLIHIGFAVVMVMVPAGVLAQDLRSAVDDHRRQLLLLLAGWAIGFPGALNTHLFRTVDAVPSYVDLTPALFLLTTALWGLALFRYRLFGLAPVSRRQAVEHMSDAVISVDRDGLIVDANPSAGRYFDRSTNVLGTPFADRCGHHPALLAAAEVGHGTGIDVTVDADGETHHLVVDVRPIEHGHTVSGTLLVIRDVTDQRARERDLDLLKQVLSRVFRHNIRTELTVIGGHAELIGDRSNDPAIDDSLRTIEEYTERILGHSEKAKDLERVLDAGDEHSVAIDRVVERRVAAMADGHPNARFEVDVDALTVSVHPGLDLAIEELLTNAVVHNDAPTPTVAIRTDATGETVRLVVADDGPGIDAHELAPIEAGTESDLEHGSGIGLWLVRLVANRSGGTLTIGRDDELGGTRVELSLTVTDD from the coding sequence ATGTCGAGTGTCGCCCAGTCGCTGGCGTTTGTTATGGTCATTTGCGCCGTCCCGATCGCCGGCGTCGCCGTCTTCACCTACCGAAACCTGGCGAAACCCGGTGCCAGGGGGTTTCTACTGTGCGTTATCGGGATGGCCGGCTGGTCGATCATGCTCGCGCTCATCACCTGGCCGGCGCAGTTCACGTCGGTCACCGTAAATACGACGCTTCGACACGCGTTTCAATTGCTGGTGATATTCGGCTGGCCACTGTTCGTCTGGGAGTACACCAGACGTGAACGCATTTCCGTTCCACGTCCCTCTTTCGTCGCCCTCCTGGCGATTCCCGTCGCGACGGTCGTCCTCACCGCGACGAACTCGCTTCACCACCTCGTGCTCGCCGCGGAGACGCCGTCGAATCCGGCCGGCATCGGCGAGTTCGTCCTCGGTCCCTGGTACCTGATCCACATCGGCTTCGCGGTCGTCATGGTGATGGTTCCCGCCGGGGTGCTCGCCCAGGATCTGCGATCGGCCGTCGACGACCACCGTCGTCAGCTCCTGTTGTTACTCGCCGGCTGGGCGATCGGGTTTCCTGGCGCGCTCAACACCCACCTGTTTCGGACCGTCGACGCCGTTCCCAGCTACGTCGATCTAACGCCCGCGCTGTTTCTGCTCACGACGGCGTTGTGGGGGCTCGCGCTCTTTCGCTACCGGCTCTTCGGCCTCGCTCCCGTCAGTCGGCGCCAGGCCGTCGAACACATGTCCGATGCGGTGATCTCCGTCGACCGAGACGGCCTGATCGTCGACGCGAACCCGTCGGCCGGACGCTACTTCGACCGGTCGACGAACGTGCTGGGAACGCCCTTCGCAGATCGCTGTGGACACCACCCCGCGCTGCTCGCCGCCGCCGAAGTCGGTCACGGAACCGGGATCGACGTGACCGTCGACGCCGATGGCGAGACGCACCACCTCGTCGTCGACGTTCGACCGATCGAGCACGGTCACACCGTTTCGGGGACGCTACTCGTGATCAGAGACGTCACCGATCAACGAGCTCGCGAGAGAGACCTCGATCTGCTCAAACAGGTGCTCTCGCGGGTGTTCAGACACAATATCCGTACCGAGCTGACCGTGATCGGCGGCCACGCCGAGCTGATCGGTGATCGCTCGAACGATCCCGCGATCGACGACTCGCTCCGAACGATCGAGGAGTACACGGAGCGCATCCTCGGCCACAGCGAGAAGGCGAAAGACCTAGAACGGGTACTCGACGCCGGAGACGAGCACTCCGTCGCCATCGATCGCGTCGTCGAGCGCCGAGTAGCGGCGATGGCGGACGGCCATCCGAACGCCCGATTCGAGGTCGACGTCGACGCACTAACAGTCTCCGTACACCCCGGACTCGACCTGGCGATCGAGGAGCTCCTCACGAACGCGGTCGTCCACAACGACGCTCCGACACCGACCGTCGCGATCCGTACCGACGCGACTGGCGAGACGGTCCGACTCGTCGTGGCCGACGACGGACCCGGTATCGACGCCCACGAACTCGCACCGATCGAAGCCGGCACCGAATCCGACCTGGAGCACGGGTCCGGCATCGGCCTCTGGCTGGTTCGACTGGTCGCGAACCGATCCGGCGGAACGCTCACGATCGGCCGGGACGACGAACTCGGCGGGACGCGCGTCGAACTCTCTCTCACGGTCACCGACGACTGA